aacaattatgaAGATACCTCATCCGCAACATTTGAGAGGGCTCTATATAGGCCAATCCAGACTGGTATGGTGGCTAGTGTGGGGAGACAGCCTAACATATTTAAAGAACATATAGCTTAACCAGACGCATTTCTCGGCCATTGTCTCAAATGAAAATCTAAAACAACAAACTGTACCTGCAAAAGGATTGATTCCAGCAAGTTTATACAATCTGGCAGTTTCAAGCTGAATTTTCTCCTGAAAAGATAAACCATAAATATTAGGAAGCTTATTCTTTTAacctttttaacaaaaatagaaCACATTCATAGATAGTAAGGCTATAATGTTTGGTATATACATTAGAATCACTCCATTATGATGATACCAACAGCTTCACACCTTTTTTTACTTAGATCTAACAACTAAAGATTGATACAAACTATGACTTAGTACAGCATCAGGAAAATGTTGAGGTTCACCTGATCACCGGCGTACCGTTCCTGAATAGCCTTAATCTGAGGCTGCAAAGACTTCATAGCCATTGCAGATTCCACCTGTAGAAAAACAAATCACCATCTCAAATAAATGAATCTTGGATTTAACAAGTTATagaaacaaaagtaataaaaagaACGAACCTGCTTTTTGGTCAATGGGAAGGTAGCAGCCTTAACAAGCACGGTAAGTAGAATGATAGCGAAACCATAAGAATAAGGAACATTCACAGTTGATAACCCATCTTTCAAAACCTGTCAATTCTCAAATTCaattacacacacacacactaccaccaacaacataaataaataaactcaaTTCACAAACTTTTGCCTGACCTTGAGAATGGTTTCCATGTAATTGGCGATACCAGTGAACCAATCACTGTTCTGGCTTgtcgtggtggtggtggtagtgcCGGAAACAGAATCAAAAGTCTCTGAGGACGAGACGGCGGCATCAGCGATCGTGTAGAGGAGGTTCTCAGCATGTTCCTTGATCAAATCGAGAGAAACGGGGCCTTGACTGAACCCGAATTGAGCCACCAGAGTCCGaggcgaagaagaagacggtCTGTGGCTGAAACGGGAGCGGCGGAGATGGAGGACTCTGCCTGTGGAGAAAGAAGAGAGGAGGAGGTTCGTTGGCTTTAAGTATATAGAAGAAGCCATCTTCTCCAGCGACAAAGAAAGGTAAAGgagatttagggtttttggATTCAGAAAGTATTGTTGTTGCTTGCTTCACGTCTCCAGTGCGCCAGAGAGACAAGTGAAGCAAAAAAACCAAACTTTGCTTTGTCTGAAATATCTATCTTTTGACGTCAGCACAACTAACTTCTATTTGGGCCTATGATTGTTGTTGGTAAAGCCCATTAAGGTCTAGTTTAAGTATAGGCccaattaatttaattttccttttctttttttctacatttatatttttatctttcgTCTCTCTCAACTCAAATCGCCTCGCCCTGATTTTGTTTCGCCGGcaccgtctctctctctcaccgtACATTGTAGACCTGAATTGATGAATTACACGGCGATCGACAACTTCTACTTAACAGAGGAGCAGATAAAGACTTCACCTTCAAGGAAAGATGGAATAGATGAAGCGACCGAATTGGCTCTAAGAATCTATGGATGTGATCTCATCCAGGAAGGTGGAATATTGCTCAAGCTGTatccttttttgtttttcttggttCCATTACGGTTTCAAAGGCTCAAAACTGTGACAAaggtgtgatttttttttctttaactctcGTAATTGTTGAATCTTTAGACCACAGGCAGTTATGGCTACTGGGCAGGTTCTTTTCCACAGGTTCTATTGTAAGAAGTCTCTTGCCAAATTTGATGTAAAGGTAACTTACTCGACGCCTTTTAACTTCTTTAGTATACAGTGACCTTTAACACTTGAGGGCTTTCTTTTACAGATTGTAGCTACGAGCTGTCTCTGGCTTGCATCAAAACTGGAAGAGAACCCTAAAAAGGCAAGACAGGTCATCATTGTGTTCCACAGGATGGAGTGCCGCAGGGAGAACTTGCCTTTAGATCATCTTGATTTGTTTTCCAAGGTCAGTATGCCCTCCCTACTGCATTGTTACTTGTCcaattgcatatatatatatatatatatatatttgtcatcTTGAATGTTTTTCATGTATACTGCATACTGaaagagcttttttttttgaagtgcTATTTGTTGTGTCGTTTCTGTAACTCAGCTTGTTGATTTTTTCTGCAGAAGTACTCTGAGTTGAAAGTTGAGTTAAGCAGAACTGAGAGACATATACTGAAAGAGATGGGTTTTGTTTGTCATGTTGAACATCCTCACAAGTTCATTTCAAACTACCTTGCCACGCTTGAAACACCTCCTGAACTGAGACAAGAAGCTTGGAACTTGGCTAATGACAGGTAACCTCAAATCTTCCTATAGATATTATTTCATATGATTGCTCGATAGTTAGCTGTACATCATTGTGTTAATAGGTTTTAGAGTTGACATTTTTCATCTGAAGTTGAGCATATCAGCTATGTCTTGACATATGCACTGTTCTGTTTTGCTTTCAGTGTCTGCTTTTTATCTTATTTGACCTCTAATGATATGTCTATATATGCAGTCTGCGTACAAACCTTTGTGTAAGGTTCAGAAGTGAAGTTGTGGCTTGTGGGGTCGTGTATGCTGCTGCCCGCAGGTTTCAAGTGCCTCTCCCAGAGAGTCCACCCTGGTGGAAAGCATTTGATGCAGATAAATCTGGTATTGACCAAGTGTGTAGAGTTCTTGCTCTTCTGTACAGTCTTCCAAAGGCTCAGTACATCTCAGTTTGCAAGGATGGGAAGCCATTTACATTTTCCAGTAGATCCGGGAACTCTCAAGCTCAATCATCTACAAAGGTGAGGTAGTTCGCGCTATCTAAGTTTTCTTATGACCACGTTGAGTTCATTTCTTATAGGAGTAGCTTTTGCCAGGTTACTTGTTTTAATCAGAGTTTGGTTTTTGAAATTGTTTCCCAACTGTGTTACAGGATGTTTTACCGGTAGTTGGCGATGCTGTTGAAACCAAGTGTTCAACTAATAACGAGTCTAAGGATGGTGGAATGATTGCTACGCCTCATGAAAAGGCTACGGATTCGAAGAAGAGCGATGCTGAGTCAAACAGTCTACCAATTGTCAGAGACTCGAGGGAGGATAGGAGTAAAGTAAGAGGAGAGAGTGATAGGGAGAAGGAACGAGGTAGAGAGAGGGACATGGCTAGGTCTTCTcacagagacagagacagagGCAGAGATTCTGACAAGGACAGAGACAGATCAAATGATCGAAGTCACTATCGGTCAAGTGATAAACTGAGCGTCTCAGGTGGGGCGTCAGATAGATCAAGGCATCACTCTTCTCGGGACCGTGACTATCGTGAAACCTCGCACTCATCGAAAGATCGTCGTAGGCACCATTAAGTCAATCTTCTTGTCACCAAATCTTCCTCATCCGGTGGGACAAACCCCTTTTAAGTCTACTTGAGTGTACCTCAATTGTTAGCATTTTGTAACTCTCGCATGCGTCTAAGATCATCACCATATGTTATGCTGACCGGTAGTTACCAAGTTATGTGAAAAGAGTTCATAAAACAGTTTGCTTGTTGAAAGTTTTAGTCTAGAAGATCACCACTCATTTAACGCTTAGCTTTGGACtgtaatctatactattaaagcaggatcctattggtttTTTTCTCTGCATTGCTCTTTAATTTTCGCTGATTACAATAGATATTGCCGACTTCATTAAGGATATTTACGTTAATTATACTGCTTAACGATTTTGCTTCTTATTGGACATTGGCAAATTAATAATTGTAAGCCCAAACGTAAGACCTAATGTACTTAAAAAGGCCTGATCTATTAAACCCACTCTTTCTACAAAATTCTATAGACATTGCCGTATActacttatttttaaaaattattaatgtaACCTAATGTTTCTTATTTCAAATATGATATGACAAAACCAAAACTCAATAACTCCTAGGGTGTTAATTCGGGTTGGTCCGGTCTGGTCCAAACCCGCTAAATTCGTAAATATTTGAGTACGGTCCAGCCCGGTCCAGAAATATTTTGGGCCTAGAATTTAAAGCCCGGCCCGGTTCTTATAAGGCTATAAGATTTTTCGGGTTTTTTGGGTTTGtcgaaaaataaattatcattgtCGTTTCtagtgttttaattttataaaaataaattttaacattttaaaatgtaaagtGAGTTTaaacttttcttctttatcaaaaatattttattttttcgtatgctttaaaaaatattataaactaaccgaatttaataatatttaaataatccaatataaatttaaactaaacatataagagaaaaaaattatgataaatagGATCAAACGTTTTGGACTTTGTATGTTAAAAAAACAAtgttatcaaaaaaaagaaattatatttgcAAAATTTAATAAGACATTTGTAATGGTCAAATAATAAGTTGCATTaacaacttttatttttttattagagtttggattaaaaatattaaaataatatgttaatactaataaagattttgattgcaacaataataatatttaaagtaaaTACAAAGTTCCGAGTTTTCGGGCCGGTCCTAGCCCGACGGgtttatatccaaaatattcaaaGCCCAAATGGGTTTAGCCCGAAAGATTCGATTTTTTTCGGCTTCTAAAACTAAGTCCAAACCCGATAATTTTTAGGGTCAGACGGGTTCGGGCTGCAGGCTTCGACCCTAATTGACATGTCTAATAACCTTCCATAATGcataaatccaaaccaaactatATGTTTTGCTTAGTTTCACCAAATACAAAATTTGAACAataatttaactatatattttgcTTAGTTTCACCAAATACAAAGCTTGAACAATATTTTATGTGATCTATACCTACAATATACATAAactaaatctatactattaagaCATAATCATATTGGTTTTTTTCCTTGCAATACCCTTTCATTAGCactcatttatatatatatattgccaATTTCATTAAGAGTATTTACGTTCTTTATTAGCTTAATGATTTTGCCTTAGTTATTGACGTTGGATTTTTATTCAATGTAGGCCCAAACGGTAGATAATGATTTTGCCTCTTAGTTATTGACATATGTGTGTCTttcaataacataaatatactatatactaAATAATTTGTGTAATCCTAATGTTATTTACTTCAAGAAAATCGAAAAAAATTGAATCTATCCCCAATATcactttatattatttttttataaaaaacgttcaattttataatcataagtacttatttataaaatacaaataaaattataaaaaaatatatgaaaatattacatttcCCAAAAAAATTCGACaaacttttagaaaataaataaacgaaaataaacccgcgttttcaaagcgcgggtcaaaatctagtgttgtGTTAAAGAGTGAAACAAGCATCTCCAAAAGGCAAATCTGCCATAAAACATATGAAACGGTGAAACTATGTTAATAATCTCAGGATGAATGAAGTCTTGGGGGCATTGCTAAGCTCTTTGTGTTGGGTTTGAGTTATTTTTTGCCACATTCAGTTGCACATTTATACTGATTgctagaattttaaaaatttatatttattgccTAATGGATTCTAACATTCTTataaaatcaagtgttattggaTTGATGATTTTTCAATGACATataaaatctattgttattcaaaaagttcgAGTTTTAAAGATTCTTAATTCTATCAAAATCTTGTGTTATTGAATTTTGAATTCTTAACATTTTTAACtcataaaacaaaacttttaaaatattgcaTAGATACTCAAGATTCTCAAAATCATTGTACTAGAATAGTTtcatagattttttaaatatgaaaaactcattagaactttttataaatttaataaatctcTTGATTCTTAAAATCAATCAACTCTACCTCCATTCATCTCCCACTAACCCTCTTATATTTTAGTTGACCGGCTCTACAACAACGATTTTAAATCACGGGTAATtagtaaataaacaaagaaaaagttatgtaaaaatgatataataaaatataatacaaaaagaagataatgaaattttactagCTGATCTGCGAGAGTAATAAATAGTCTCCCGCTCTCTCTTCAGTCTCCCCTCTTCTATCTCTCTCGTTTCTCAAACTTATAAGATTATTCTCATGCTCTGTTTCTTGGTTCATTCAGACAACATTATATCCTTGTTGCTTTGACCATGCATGGTAAAGTAAGTTTCTTTAGTTTCGAATCGTTAATGGTGTGAGTTGAAACAGTCTtgatttttgtgtttttgtagCTTGAAATCAAATTGAAAACGAGTCTCCACGTTTCTTCCAGTAGTATTTTGTCAGACCACTATTGAACCCCGATGCACAGCGTCGATCAGGATATATATGATGCCTAAAGAGCAATAGAAAATATTTCCCCCAAACTATAACTAACTTTgctatgttttatatatgtaatacaaagatacaaatattattaaaatttagttattcttaaaaaaatgaaaaaatagtaCACTATTCCTAAATGATAATCTTTGATTTTTTTCGTTTGTGAAATCATGTCgacttttaataataaataataagtattcGTACTAATTCGTACTTGATTGAAgcatataaaaactatataaccATTCATGTGTagataaacattttaaaattataaattagaaAACACAACAATACAATACATatgataaaagaataaaaaggtAGACAACAGTtattatttaatcaaattttgctaacatcaatcagtttgcagatttttattaattttatccTAGTATCTCGTATGTAAAAATAGTTTTCCATTTGTTTGattttcagaaatttttaaaacaatttaaaagcTTAAGGAAAAAACaggaaaaataaagaaacatgaCAATTGGAAGATTAGTAAAGACACATATTCAAACCAAATAAGTAACAATGAAAGATGTAGTTTTTTATGgcagaaagaagaaaaagaaatgcTGAAAACTATTTTCTCTCCCAGGCACATTCCCCTAGGCTCCCCTCAAGACTTTAATTTCTACCCCGCTCCTCCACACCTGCCTGCCAACCCCGCCGTATTTTCAAATGAACCACCGCAACTACTTTCCGGCAACGTAGATCCATATCATTTTCGACATCCCTGGAGCTCAAACATCTCACCCATGGTCGCAAAATGTCTTAAATGAGACAATAAATGCAGATCGAGTTAGGGAAGATGTTGGTGAAAAAACAGATTAAATGTTGTTTTGGGTTGGGGAACAAAAAGAATCTGTCTCAGCTCCAGCGACCCCTCTTTACTGTCTAATACAGTTCATCATTTACCTTCTCTCTAAGGTCCTACTCACGTGAGTAGTTTTGGAAGTTACTGGTTTCACTACAGTTGAAAGTCTCAGTTACTTTACAGTTGTTTACTGTCTACTTTCGATGGCTTACCGACATTCTAGAAGGGACAAAGGGAAGTGGATCCCAGAACCCTCTCGAGAAGCTCGTCGCCCCCCCATAAGAATCCCACAAGTGGATACAACGGCCCTCATCCAGGAACATAAGCTCACTCTCATTGGTCGGGTCACAAACCCTAAAATACAAAAGACCCGAGCTTAGTGGACTTTTTTCTCAATCAATGGAGGGTAACTGGAGTCATCACGGGCAGAGATCTGGGGCCGAACTTGTTCCAGTTCAAATTTGAAACTGAGAAGGATCTCAAAACCATACTGGATAGAGCCCCCTACCACTTCAAGAGATGGATGCTGATTCTACAAAGGTGGGAGCCAGTGGTTTCAGACTTTTTCCCAGCCCTGATACCCTTTTGGATCACTGTCCATGGGTTACCTCTTCATTACTGGACTCATGCGGCGCTAGAATCGATTGGAAAGGAACTAAGTCCAGTGGAAGGGTATGAAGTGGAGAAAGAGAGAATGAGAGTACTCATTAATGGCCTTAAACCTTTGGAAATGAAACTAGAAGTCAGTTTGGCAGGCGACATCAAACAAGTGGAACTAGAGTATGATGATCTGGGAAAGCACTGCTTTATCTGTTACTCTCTAACTCATGAAAAGGAGGATTGCCCCTCCCAGAGAGCTCTAGCAAACAGAGATCAGGGACCGCAGAGAATGGGAATCTCACAAGCGCGTACACTGGACAGACTTGAGGCAGATAGAAGGAAAGTACAAGAGAGGAAACAATCTCGGTCTGTCTCATCAAACTGGCAACATGAAAGCAGAGAAATGGACTGGTCTAAGGAGAGGAACTTTCGCTACAATTATGGAGCCAGACGTGACCCAAATTACAGATCTAGCTCACAAAGATTGGGCATCTCAGAGGAAGAGCAACGTAGACCAGCAAGGGAGAGACTTTCCTTTTCAAAGGAAGATATCTCATCGGCTCGTAACGAGAGTCAAAGAATAAACGCCCAACCTCAGAGGTCTGAATGGAGACCGATTGTCAGTGGCTCTCAGCATGACAACAACTCCAAAACAGAGCAATCGCTGGTGTCTCATACGCCTTCTCCAAGACCTCCGAGAGAAGGAGATTTGGATGCAAGAACTACACTCCAAAGAAACAGACAGAACTCAGGGGAAGGAAGCCTACACTCTAGTGGGAGACGTTCTGCTTTGGAAAGAATCTCCCTACCTCAGGAAAGAATTCCCCTACTACAGGACGGAGCTGCAAATGCAGAGTCTGGGAGACTTCAAGAAGTTGATGCCCAATATCTCAATGATATAAGGCCAGCTTTGAGGGGTGCAATCGTACCTTCCTCCTCACGTAACCCAGAGCAAACCGTCGATGGAGATGACTTGAGGAAAAACTTGCCGTCTTCCTCAAAGAACCTGTCTCGGGGCAAAGAGGGAACTTACGATGCCTCTCAGGATCGCTCTCCCATCCGAACCCTGAGCGAAGACAGAGTGCATGTGTCCTTAAGATTAGGACCCCTCTTTGACTCTTCCGACAAAGATGACAGCCTGGACCTCCCGCTGGAAACCTTCAGATCAAAAGGAAAAGCAAAGGCAAAGTCTGTAGCGGACAAACAGTCATCCGGAGACAGAGGAACTAAAgcacctgaaaaaaaaaagaggggaCAGGGAGCTCTACAGCAAGGCGTCAGCGT
The Raphanus sativus cultivar WK10039 chromosome 1, ASM80110v3, whole genome shotgun sequence DNA segment above includes these coding regions:
- the LOC108839675 gene encoding cyclin-L1-1 — encoded protein: MNYTAIDNFYLTEEQIKTSPSRKDGIDEATELALRIYGCDLIQEGGILLKLPQAVMATGQVLFHRFYCKKSLAKFDVKIVATSCLWLASKLEENPKKARQVIIVFHRMECRRENLPLDHLDLFSKKYSELKVELSRTERHILKEMGFVCHVEHPHKFISNYLATLETPPELRQEAWNLANDSLRTNLCVRFRSEVVACGVVYAAARRFQVPLPESPPWWKAFDADKSGIDQVCRVLALLYSLPKAQYISVCKDGKPFTFSSRSGNSQAQSSTKDVLPVVGDAVETKCSTNNESKDGGMIATPHEKATDSKKSDAESNSLPIVRDSREDRSKVRGESDREKERGRERDMARSSHRDRDRGRDSDKDRDRSNDRSHYRSSDKLSVSGGASDRSRHHSSRDRDYRETSHSSKDRRRHH